One segment of Pseudobythopirellula maris DNA contains the following:
- a CDS encoding CsbD family protein, translating to MITEQQIDGGWNELKGKAKQKWGQLNDDELSQFEGQADEFIGLIQRKTGEAYAEVESWFNQTCDDCRPYYEQAVAATQEYAQNAAAAAGDTVDHVRQQVAAGHHEAEELVRRRPTESIAVAFGAGIIAGVVVGLMTRSR from the coding sequence ATGATCACCGAACAACAAATCGATGGCGGCTGGAACGAACTCAAGGGCAAGGCCAAGCAGAAGTGGGGCCAGCTCAACGACGACGAGCTCAGCCAATTCGAGGGCCAGGCCGACGAATTCATCGGCTTGATCCAGCGCAAGACCGGCGAGGCTTACGCCGAGGTTGAGAGCTGGTTCAACCAGACCTGCGACGACTGCCGCCCCTATTACGAGCAAGCAGTCGCGGCCACGCAGGAATACGCCCAGAACGCCGCCGCCGCCGCTGGCGACACGGTCGACCACGTCCGCCAGCAGGTCGCCGCGGGCCACCACGAGGCCGAAGAGCTGGTGCGCCGCCGTCCGACCGAGTCGATCGCCGTCGCCTTTGGCGCCGGCATCATCGCCGGTGTGGTCGTTGGCCTGATGACCCGCTCGCGCTGA